The DNA region TCCGGCCACTGTCATTTTGCATGAGCTATTTTCCTCTTTCCGTGTTTGCATGTGTGGCGAATACGCCTGTATGAGGGCTTGCGCTTGCGCAAAGCATTCTTCCATCGAATACGGCCGACACAGATATGCGTGCGCACCTGCCCGCAGAGAATTGAGGCGTTCTTCCGCATCCGCCGTATCGGACCCTAAAACTAAAATGGGAACGCCCTTTACTTTGCGTAGAGCATCCAGAAACCGGTGGTCGTCCTCTGCTGAAAGAGCGACATCTAAAATGGCTAAGCAAAAATCCCTGTGTACAACATGATAAAGTAAATCCGCTATGGTTTTCGGCCATATGACTGCATAACTTCTCGCTTCAAAATAGCTGCTTATCCTCTCTGCCTCGTCTATATTTCTATCCAACAGCAAAATATTGCTCATTCTATAATCACGCTTTCCTCCGCCGGTTACATCCTGTCGTTGCGTCTGCCGAATAAGGTTAAAACATAGAGGAAAAAGCGCAGAAAATAAACGAGAGAAGTCATAAGTGAAGCCAGGTAAGTGAGAGCAGCAGCGGACAGTACTTTCTTTGCTCCCGGCATCTCATCTGTCGTCAGTATTCCTTCCTGCAAAAGCATTTTTCCTGCACGGCGGCTTGCATTGATCTCTACCGGCAGCGTAACTAAAGTAAAAAGGAAGGATGTTCCGTACAAAATCACGCCGATCATTGCGATGTGAAATCCCATCTCAGGATCGGCACTGATCACAAAGGCGTCAAGCAAAAGCCCGATCAACACCAATGGCAATGCCAGCCTTGATCCGAAATTCACTACAGAAACCAGTGCTGTGCGGAATCTGTAAAACCAATAGCCTTCCTGTTTCTGCATGACATGTCCCATTTCGTGGGCAGCAACAGCTACGGATGCCACCGAGCTGTTGCCGTAAGTGCTTTCGGAAAGATTGACAACGCCTCTTCTCGGGTCATAGTGGTCGCTCAGGTTTCCTTTTACACGCCCGACGGATATTCCGTTTACCCGATTCGACCACAATAATTGGGCGACGGTATCATATCCGGTCTTTCCCGAACGGCACCGGACTTTAGAGTATTTTGAAAATGCCGAATGAACCTTTCCGCTTGCAATCGCAGAAAATAAGGTGCAAAACAGCATAGCGGTTATAAACCATATATAATCATTCCAGTACATAGCATTTCTCCGATCTGCGTACTTAAATGCCGGCGACGGAATCTATCGGCATGGACATGACAATCCCCTGCGCCTCACTGTGCATACCGCAGCTTTCTCCGATACACTTCATAAGCGCCACCTTGTTTGCGGACTCCGTCAGAATCAGAACGATTTCCTTTTCGTCCTGGACGCTCAAGCCCCAAAAGTTGGTCACATCCTCATTTCCGATGCGCCGACTGTGAATCACAGTGCCACCTTTGGCACCGGCACCACGAACGGTTTCCATCACATCACCGCTGAAGCCCCGGTTCACGATTGCCGCAACAAGAGAGTATTTTGTTTCAGACATACTGTTTTCTTCCTTTCCTCCGATATTCAATACTTCCTTTCCCGTATTCTGGGCAAGGATACGCAAAATCAGGTTGTTTGCTCCGTTCAGCGGGATCGTAAATGCAATACCGCTGTTTGCCATGTTTAACTGCAGCTCCGAGCGCAACTTATCCATCAGGACATCGGATAGTTCTTTCGGGATCATGCTGATCAAAACGCTTTTATCGATGCTGCCGAGACCGAGCATGTCCATGATCTCGCTGGAGGCGGTGCCTTCGGCATTGAAGCGATATTGCAGCGGCAGTGCACCCTTTTTGAACATTTCCGCTGCCTTCTCGGCAAGCTTTGGCGTGGTGATCAGCGTTAATAGCTGAAAAGATACTTTTTTCTCATAATCCATTTTACTCACCCTCCTCAAGGTCAACGATCGCATCGCAATCGTCGGCAATTTCAGCCGTTCCCGTCGATGTCCTCTTTTCAGTCTTCAGTTTATATACAAGACCCATAAGCTGAATGGCGATCAGCGGTGTCAAAGCAACCAGCGCAACCACGCCGAACGCATCAGTCATCAGATTTCCGCCAAGCGCCTCACAAACGCCGATGCTGAGAGGCAGCAGAAATGTCGAGGTCATCGGGCCGCTGGCGACGCCGCCGGAGTCAAATGCAATACCGATAAAAATATCCGGAACAAAACGGGACAGCACCAGAGCGATGAGGTATCCTGGGATCACAAACCATTGAATAGAGATCCCGGTAAGAACACGAAGCATTGCCAGCCCCACGCTCACGGCTACACCGATCGACATGCAGCGGTTCATCATTTTTACGGAGATAGCGCCGTTTGTAACAGTCTCTACCTGATGGTTCAGCACTTGGATGGCAGGTTCGGCCTTTACGATATAATAACCGATCAGCATACCGATGGGGATCAAAATCCAACGGAAGGACACCCCGGTCAGCTCTTTGCCGAGATAGGAGCCGAGCGGTGCAAAGCCGACATTGGCTCCGCAAAGGAACAGCACCAGACCGATGTATGTATACGCAAAGCCAACGGCAATGCGCTTGATCTGCCGCTTTTGGTAACGGCGGGTCATCATTTGGAAAATCAGAAACACCGCAATGATCGGCAGCAGCGATACAAGGACTTCTTTGGCATACAGCGGTAGACCTTGTGCAAACACACGGGCAACATCCTGGGTGGTGACGACAGTCGCCACATCGGTGAGCGTATACGCAGCCTCAGTCGGTTTGTAGAAACAACCGAGGATCAAAACGGCGAGAATCGGCCCGACACTGGAAAGCGCAACCAATCCGAAGCTGTCGCTGGCTGCATTTTTATCGCTCCGCACAGAGGCAAGCCCGACGCCCATTGCCATAATGAACGGTACGGTCATAGGACCGGTGGTAACGCCGCCCGAATCAAATGCCACAGCCAGAAACTCCTTCGGCACGAACAGCGATATAAGGATGAGCGCCGCATAGCAGATGATCAGCAGCAGGGGCAAGCTGATCTTATAGCGGATACGGACGATTGCCAGCGCAAGAAACAAGCCGACGCCGATTGCTACCGTCATAATCAGCACGGCATTGGGAACGGAGGGCACCTGACCGGCAAGGACCTGCAGATCCGGCTCGGATACGGTAATGATGACGCCCATAACAAAGCCGGTCAGCAAAACCGTTATAAGCTTTTTCATTTTCGAGATCTGCACGCCGACGCCTTCTCCGATCGGCGTCATCGCCATCTCTGCGCCGAGCTGGAAAAATCCCATTCCGACGATCAGCATGACCGCTCCGGTAAGGAACATAACAATGCTGCCAAGCTCCATCGGAACCAAGAAAATACTGAGCATCAGAACAATTCCGGTGATTGGAAGAACGGCGGAGAGTGACTCTTTGATTTTTTCTTTCAGTTTCAGATTCAATTTTGTGCTCTCCTTTTAACAGAGAGTTATTTTTTGCATTCCGCAAGCATCATAATGCCCTCAGCGATGAAAACAATACCGGTAAAGATGAACACCCAGGAGACGGTACCGCCTTGGTTCAGCAGGAGACAGATGCCGGCAGCAAG from Vescimonas fastidiosa includes:
- a CDS encoding response regulator transcription factor, whose protein sequence is MSNILLLDRNIDEAERISSYFEARSYAVIWPKTIADLLYHVVHRDFCLAILDVALSAEDDHRFLDALRKVKGVPILVLGSDTADAEERLNSLRAGAHAYLCRPYSMEECFAQAQALIQAYSPHMQTRKEENSSCKMTVAGRLRISPESRQAFLGEKEIMLTRKEFDLLLLFAENPNKVFTCDQLYDLLWSEQTAYNVDEVVKAHIKSLRQKLSDDDSVQIKNVWGVGYRFCYNRK
- a CDS encoding zinc metallopeptidase gives rise to the protein MYWNDYIWFITAMLFCTLFSAIASGKVHSAFSKYSKVRCRSGKTGYDTVAQLLWSNRVNGISVGRVKGNLSDHYDPRRGVVNLSESTYGNSSVASVAVAAHEMGHVMQKQEGYWFYRFRTALVSVVNFGSRLALPLVLIGLLLDAFVISADPEMGFHIAMIGVILYGTSFLFTLVTLPVEINASRRAGKMLLQEGILTTDEMPGAKKVLSAAALTYLASLMTSLVYFLRFFLYVLTLFGRRNDRM
- a CDS encoding DUF1538 domain-containing protein, encoding MNLKLKEKIKESLSAVLPITGIVLMLSIFLVPMELGSIVMFLTGAVMLIVGMGFFQLGAEMAMTPIGEGVGVQISKMKKLITVLLTGFVMGVIITVSEPDLQVLAGQVPSVPNAVLIMTVAIGVGLFLALAIVRIRYKISLPLLLIICYAALILISLFVPKEFLAVAFDSGGVTTGPMTVPFIMAMGVGLASVRSDKNAASDSFGLVALSSVGPILAVLILGCFYKPTEAAYTLTDVATVVTTQDVARVFAQGLPLYAKEVLVSLLPIIAVFLIFQMMTRRYQKRQIKRIAVGFAYTYIGLVLFLCGANVGFAPLGSYLGKELTGVSFRWILIPIGMLIGYYIVKAEPAIQVLNHQVETVTNGAISVKMMNRCMSIGVAVSVGLAMLRVLTGISIQWFVIPGYLIALVLSRFVPDIFIGIAFDSGGVASGPMTSTFLLPLSIGVCEALGGNLMTDAFGVVALVALTPLIAIQLMGLVYKLKTEKRTSTGTAEIADDCDAIVDLEEGE